A window from Solanum stenotomum isolate F172 chromosome 5, ASM1918654v1, whole genome shotgun sequence encodes these proteins:
- the LOC125864215 gene encoding vestitone reductase-like, whose product MEKINEKGIVCVTGGTGYVTSWLILRLLQSGYYVNTTINNNMDEERASFLKKLPNASQKLKIFTTNHEDHESYNPAIEGCNGVIIGHSVDFEDKYDDEEREIQRSIDGTLGILKACLDSKTIKRVIYTSSDGTIGFIEGGPNVVDESNWTNIEYDSGVIALVHVDDVARAHIFLLESTKVKGSCLKVTKAFNCPRPCSKKLLDVGFKYKYSLEDMYDGAIASCKQIGLL is encoded by the exons atggaaAAGATTAATGAGAAGGGAATTGTATGTGTAACTGGTGGAACAGGTTATGTAACATCTTGGTTGATACTGAGGCTACTTCAATCTGGCTATTATGTTAATACCACAATTAATAATAACATGGATGAAG AAAGAGCAAGTTTTTTGAAGAAATTGCCAAATGCATcacaaaaacttaaaattttcacaACAAATCATGAAGATCATGAAAGCTATAATCCAGCAATTGAAGGGTGCAATGGTGTCATAATTGGTCACTCTGTTGATTTCGAGGATAAATACGACGATGAGGAGAGGGAAATTCAACGATCCATCGATGGAACTTTAGGCATTTTGAAGGCATGTTTAGATTCGAAAACAATAAAACGAGTCATATATACTTCAAGTGATGGTACAATTGGTTTTATTGAAGGGGGTCCAAATGTAGTAGATGAAA GTAATTGGACAAATATAGAATATGATTCTGGCGTTATCGCATTGGTCCACGTGGATGATGTTGCTCGAGCTCACATATTTCTTTTGGAATCTACTAAAGTTAAAGGGAG TTGTTTGAAGGTGACAAAAGCATTTAACTGTCCCCGCCCTTGTTCGAAGAAATTGTTGGATGTAGGTTTCAAATACAAGTACAGTCTTGAAGATATGTATGATGGAGCCATTGCTTCTTGCAAACAAATTGGTTTACTCTAG